The Salvia miltiorrhiza cultivar Shanhuang (shh) chromosome 1, IMPLAD_Smil_shh, whole genome shotgun sequence genome has a window encoding:
- the LOC131006326 gene encoding receptor-like protein 9DC3, protein MSSNNLSGPFPRQILNITSLRYLFLHGASLNGPIPSTIGNLSNLRLLWLSSNKLNGPIPSTIGNLSNLWWLDLSDNKLSGPIPSTIGNLSNLLSLYLSSNKLNGPIPSTIGNLSNLVSLELSSNKLNGELPFSICNLTSLQFLLLSNNSLEGTIPQCFRNLNKSLSIFHLNANNFSGPIPSIFINGCSLWSINLSGNKLQGRLPKSLINCKSLKGLDVGNNRIQDEFPFWMEALPKLRVLILKSNKFDGNMSLPARSNLPFQKLQVLDISDNEFVGSLPQIYFKNFRAMMDVKENKTDLITSRDDDSFQAFLEMTVTLKGLDQLLKRLLKTFTTIDLSSNNFSDSIPDSIGNLNSLRYLNLSHNNLMGHIPASLGNISVLESLDLSSNKLDGRIPSELTRLTFLAKLNLSMNDLVGQIPRSNQFSTFENDSYVGNLRLCGVPLTRKCNEENGQWMQPEEEDDEDDEYGFIDGFGWKSVVMGYGSGMIVGIGIGCCIIRFGRPRWLVEFFFGVGYTYNKNKKKKKTRKRATPTQRRS, encoded by the exons ATGAGTTCCAACAATCTTAGTGGACCATTTCCAAGACAAATTTTGAACATCACAAGTCTCCGTTACCTATTCCTTCATGGCGCCTCTTTAAATG gtccaataccatccaccattgggaatctatcCAATTTGCGGTTGCTAtggctctcttccaacaaattaaatg gtccaataccatccaccattgggaatctatcaaatttgtgGTGGCTAGACCTCTCTGACAACAAATTAAGCG gtccaataccatccaccattggaaatctatcaaatttgctGTCACTATACCTCTCTtctaacaaattaaatg gtccaataccatccaccattgggaatctatcaaatttggTGTCACTAGagctctcttccaacaaattaaatggtgagcttccattctccatctGCAACTTGACATCCCTTCAGTTTCTTCTActctcaaataacagtttggaaGGGACAATTCCACAATGCTTTCGAAACTTGAACAAATCGTTGTCcatatttcatttaaatgcaaataactttagtggccccattccatcaatatttatcaATGGGTGTAGTCTTTGGTCCATCAATTTGAGtggtaataaattgcaaggaagaTTACCTAAATCCTTAATCAATTGCAAAAGTCTGAAGGGTCTCGATGTTGGAAATAATAGAATACAAGATGAATTTCCGTTTTGGATGGAAGCTCTTCCTAAGCTTCGAGTACTCATATTGAAGTCCAACAAGTTTGATGGTAACATGTCGCTGCCTGCACGAAGCAACCTTCCATTTCAAAAGTTGCAAGTTTTAGATATATCTGACAATGAATTTGTGGGGTCTCTCCCTCAAATATATTTCAAGAACTTTAGAGCAATGATGGATGTGAAGGAAAATAAGACAGATCTAATTACAAGTAGAGATGATGACTCTTTTCAAGCGTTCCTGGAGATGACAGTCACCTTGAAAGGTTTGGATCAGTTATTGAAGAGACTATTGAAAACCTTTACAACCATTGACTTATCCTCCAACAATTTCTCTGATAGTATTCCAGATTCCATAGGTAATCTTAATTCTTTGAGATACTTGAATTTGTCGCACAATAATCTCATGGGACACATACCTGCATCTCTTGGAAATATAAGTGTGCTTGAATCATTGGACTTGTCATCGAACAAATTGGATGGAAGAATTCCAAGTGAATTGACGAGGTTGACATTTCTTGCCAAATTAAACCTTTCAATGAATGATCTCGTGGGACAAATACCACGATCTAATCAGTTTTCCACATTTGAGAATGATTCATACGTGGGAAACTTGAGATTGTGTGGAGTTCCGTTGACGAGAAAATGCAACGAGGAGAATGGGCAGTGGATGCAgccagaagaagaagatgatgaagatgatgagtACGGATTTATAGATGGATTTGGATGGAAAAGTGTGGTGATGGGATATGGAAGTGGAATGAtagttggaattggaattggttGTTGCATTATTCGATTTGGAAGGCCAAGATGGTTGGTGGAATTCTTTTTTGGTGTTGGATATACATacaacaagaacaagaagaagaagaagacaaggaAGAGAGCTACTCCAACACAAAGGAGAAGTTGA
- the LOC131006333 gene encoding receptor-like protein 9DC3: MEALPELRVLVLKSNKFEGNMSLPSLSNLPFPKLQVLDISENEFVGSLPQKYFKSFKAMMDVKENQTPSDDYAFQARFFEMRTTLKGLDQLLKRLLKTFTTIDLSSNNFSGSIPDSIGNLNSLRYLNLSHNNLMGHIPASLGNISVLESLDLSSNKLDGGIPSELTSLTFLEKLNLSMNDLVGQIPQSNQFSTFENDSYVGNLRLCGVPLTRKCNEENAWAADAARRRRRR; encoded by the coding sequence ATGGAAGCTCTTCCTGAGCTTCGAGTGCTCGTCTTGAAGTCTAAtaagtttgaaggtaacatgtcGCTGCCTTCCCTAAGCAACCTTCCATTTCCTAAGCTGCAAGTTTTAGATATATCAGAGAACGAATTTGTGGGCTCTCTACCTCAAAAATATTTCAAGAGTTTCAAAGCAATGATGGATGTGAAGGAAAATCAAACACCAAGTGATGATTACGCATTTCAAGCTCGTTTTTTCGAGATGAGAACTACCTTGAAAGGTTTGGATCAGTTATTGAAGAGATTGTTGAAAACCTTTACAACCATTGACTTATCCTCCAACAATTTCTCTGGTAGTATTCCAGATTCCATAGGTAATCTGAATTCTTTGAGATACTTGAATTTGTCGCACAATAATCTCATGGGACACATACCTGCGTCTCTTGGAAATATAAGTGTGCTTGAATCACTGGACTTGTCTTCGAACAAATTGGATGGAGGAATTCCAAGTGAATTGACAAGCTTGACATTTCTTGAGAAATTAAACCTTTCGATGAATGATCTCGTGGGACAAATACCACAATCTAATCAGTTTTCCACATTTGAGAATGATTCATACGTGGGAAACTTGAGATTGTGTGGAGTTCCGTTGACGAGAAAATGCAACGAGGAGAATGCATGGGCAGCAGATGCagccagaagaagaagaagaagatga
- the LOC131006339 gene encoding DNA excision repair protein ERCC-1-like, producing MENRGDPEQQKQNNASFVVKIPSYEEVVESSQPKSQSLFKPSSSFSQAFNFIKNTEFYTTPPSVPVAQSSKDAPSSSQGSYPRQTIQSETPSTSVSSAGANRNAIIVSHRQKGNPLLKHIRNVRWVFADVVCDYLLGQNACALYLSLRYHLLHPDYLYFRIRELQKNFKLRVVLCHVDVEDVVKPLLEVTKTALLHDCTLLCLFSLEECGRYLETIKVYENKPADLIQGQMDMDYISRLNHALTSIRHVNKTDVVTLGSTFGSLSSIMDASMEDLARCPGIGERKVRRLYDTFHEPFKRAVPNPAAPVAENPIVSVSERNEEVKENQETSREHKREEEISVRSALKAAFAKYSGTRGSKRKAAVQAETEEDAADTRRANDGGEEGTR from the exons ATGGAAAACAGAGGTGATCCTGAGCAGCAGAAACAGAATAATGCATCATTTGTTGTGAAAATACCTTCATATGAAGAGGTGGTTGAGAGCTCCCAACCTAAGTCGCAATCTTTATTCAAGCCTTCCTCCTCCTTTTCGCAAGCTTTCAATTTTATCAAAAACACTGAATTTTACACCACCCCACCATCTGTACCGGTGGCTCAGTCCTCCAAAGATGCCCCTTCATCCTCTCAAGGATCTTATCCAAG GCAAACCATTCAATCTGAAACTCCTTCCACTTCAGTTTCATCAGCTGGTGCAAATCGGAATGCCATCATCGTTAGCCATAGACAG AAGGGCAACCCTTTGCTAAAGCATATAAGGAATGTTCGATGGGTTTTCGCTGATGTTGTTTGCGATTACTTGTTGGGCCAAAATGCTTGTGCGCTTTATTTGAG TCTTCGCTATCATCTTCTACATCCAGATTATCTGTATTTTCGGATAAGGGAACTGCAAAAGAATTTCAAGCTTCGCGTCGTATTATGCCATGTTGATGTG GAAGATGTTGTTAAGCCTCTACTTGAAGTCACAAAAACGGCACTACTCCATGACTGCACTCTTTTATG TTTATTTAGCTTGGAAGAGTGTGGTCGGTACCTGGAGACCattaaagtttatgaaaataaaCCTGCCGATCTTATTCAGGGACAGATGGATATGGACTACATTTCACGG TTAAACCATGCACTCACATCAATCCGGCATGTTAACAAGACAGATGTTGTTACTCTTGGGTCTACATTCGGG TCTCTTTCCAGTATCATGGACGCATCAATGGAAGATCTTGCCCGTTGCCCGGGCATAGGAGAAAGAAAG GTCAGACGCTTGTACGATACTTTCCATGAGCCGTTCAAGCGCGCAGTTCCTAACCCTGCTGCGCCCGTTGCTGAAAATCCTATCGTGTCTGTAAGTGAAAGAAACGAGGAAGTTAAGGAGAATCAAGAGACGAGCAGAGAGCATAAGAGAGAAGAAGAGATCAGCGTAAGATCTGCCCTGAAGGCAGCGTTTGCCAAGTACTCCGGCACCAGGGGAAGCAAGAGGAAGGCCGCGGTGCAGGCGGAAACGGAGGAGGATGCAGCCGACACCCGACGAGCCAACGACGGTGGTGAAGAAGGTACGAGATGA